One Candidatus Eisenbacteria bacterium genomic region harbors:
- a CDS encoding cysteine dioxygenase family protein: MAVMPQSSRVQELIRRLDEATDSSDLNAVCRSVKKVLTEELAAGADFLDDFYLRTAPDRYARRLLHRHPHGRYSAVVMVWDRGQGTPLHDHAGKWCVECVYRGRIKVTSFMIEGDPEAGRVQFAPESVIYAGRGEAGHLIPPFEHHTLENAEDSPAVTIHVYSDEMTWCHAFFPEENGWRRERRELSYTA, from the coding sequence ATGGCAGTCATGCCCCAGTCCTCACGCGTGCAAGAGCTGATTCGGCGCCTCGACGAGGCGACCGACAGCTCCGACCTGAACGCGGTGTGTCGCAGCGTGAAGAAGGTGCTCACCGAGGAGCTGGCGGCGGGCGCGGACTTCCTCGACGACTTCTACCTGCGCACGGCACCCGATCGATACGCGCGACGCCTGCTGCACCGCCACCCGCACGGTCGCTACAGCGCGGTCGTGATGGTGTGGGATCGCGGTCAGGGAACCCCGCTTCACGATCACGCCGGCAAGTGGTGCGTCGAGTGCGTCTACCGCGGCCGCATCAAGGTGACGTCGTTCATGATCGAGGGTGATCCCGAGGCGGGTCGCGTGCAGTTCGCGCCCGAGTCGGTGATCTACGCGGGTCGCGGTGAGGCGGGGCATCTCATCCCGCCGTTCGAGCACCACACGCTCGAGAACGCCGAGGACTCACCTGCGGTGACGATCCACGTCTACAGCGACGAGATGACGTGGTGTCACGCGTTCTTTCCCGAGGAGAACGGCTGGCGTCGTGAGCGCCGCGAGCTGAGCTACACCGCCTAG